In Streptomyces nodosus, one DNA window encodes the following:
- a CDS encoding 2-aminoethylphosphonate ABC transporter permease subunit, which translates to MTDLSLTGSVRAAVRIRRPRRVPGWIWVLPPVAGLGLVFLYPLVLVVRQSFTTDDGSRSLAPWSDVVGSAAFQHALVTTVWIAAASTLGCLLLGFFLALVISFVPFPGARLVGRFIDVFVAFPSFLITLALVFVYGSAGMANGAWHGLTGQQGTPFSFLTTPWGVLLAEITYFTPFVMRPLLAAFSQVDSAQLEAASSLGARPLRIVRQVILPEALPSLAAGGSLVLVMCLNEFGIVLFTGAKDVTTLPMLVYSRAILQSDYPAACVVAVVNIALSVALYGLYRSCVPRTGKEGGPRAGA; encoded by the coding sequence ATGACTGACCTCTCGCTCACCGGGTCGGTCAGGGCGGCCGTCCGGATCCGCCGCCCGCGTCGCGTCCCCGGCTGGATCTGGGTGCTGCCGCCGGTCGCCGGGCTCGGCCTGGTCTTCCTCTACCCGCTGGTGCTGGTCGTCCGGCAGTCCTTCACCACGGACGACGGCAGCCGCTCGCTGGCGCCCTGGTCGGACGTCGTCGGCTCGGCCGCCTTCCAGCACGCCCTGGTCACCACCGTGTGGATCGCGGCCGCCTCCACCCTCGGCTGTCTGCTGCTGGGCTTCTTCCTGGCCCTGGTGATCTCCTTCGTGCCGTTCCCCGGCGCACGTCTGGTCGGCCGGTTCATCGATGTCTTCGTCGCCTTCCCGTCCTTCCTCATCACCCTGGCGCTGGTCTTCGTCTACGGCTCCGCCGGCATGGCCAACGGCGCCTGGCACGGACTGACCGGCCAGCAGGGCACCCCGTTCTCCTTCCTCACCACCCCCTGGGGTGTTCTGCTCGCCGAGATCACGTACTTCACCCCGTTCGTGATGCGCCCGCTGCTCGCCGCCTTCTCCCAGGTGGACAGCGCCCAGCTGGAGGCGGCCTCCTCGCTGGGCGCCCGGCCCCTGCGGATCGTCCGGCAGGTGATCCTGCCCGAGGCGCTGCCCTCGCTGGCGGCCGGCGGCAGCCTGGTGCTGGTGATGTGCCTCAATGAGTTCGGCATCGTGCTGTTCACCGGCGCCAAGGACGTCACCACCCTGCCGATGCTGGTCTACAGCCGGGCGATCCTGCAGTCCGACTATCCGGCGGCCTGTGTCGTCGCGGTGGTCAACATCGCCCTCTCGGTGGCGCTCTACGGCCTGTACCGCAGCTGCGTCCCCAGGACCGGCAAGGAAGGCGGTCCCCGTGCTGGTGCATAG
- a CDS encoding ABC transporter ATP-binding protein yields the protein MTSAPAPVRGTPQGAEAGAVRSGLSFEDVTVAYHGTTVLDGFTLDVAPGEVVALLGPSGSGKTTALRTAAGFTSPVRGRVHIGGRDVTDLPPYRRGIGMVVQQYALFPHLRVEQNVAFGLKAHKVPRADIPGRVARALEMTGMAGYARRYPRELSGGQQQRVAIARALAIRPDVLLLDEPLSALDVQLRTGMLAELARLHRDLPDVSMLYVTHDQVEALTLADRIAVMKDARLVDCGTPQQLYRRPRDTFTASFVGQANLLPVTTLAETGPDGARVALADNEVRVAAVQPLPAGTDAVLCVRPHLVRLADGGDGPTLRATVTDVQWRGSVHRLHADLVTGGTVTADIGELRTPPVPGDQVVLTFDPEDAVVLPAAPDGGGKSDD from the coding sequence GTGACGTCCGCGCCCGCCCCGGTCCGGGGGACACCCCAGGGCGCCGAGGCCGGCGCGGTCCGCTCCGGCCTCTCCTTCGAGGACGTCACCGTCGCCTACCACGGCACCACGGTCCTCGACGGTTTCACCCTCGACGTCGCCCCCGGCGAGGTGGTCGCCCTGCTCGGCCCCAGCGGCTCCGGCAAGACCACCGCGCTGCGCACCGCGGCCGGCTTCACCAGCCCGGTGCGCGGCCGGGTGCACATCGGCGGACGCGACGTCACCGACCTGCCGCCCTACCGGCGCGGCATCGGCATGGTGGTGCAGCAGTACGCGCTCTTCCCGCACCTCAGGGTGGAGCAGAACGTCGCCTTCGGCCTCAAGGCCCACAAGGTCCCGAGGGCCGACATCCCCGGCCGGGTCGCCCGCGCCCTGGAGATGACCGGCATGGCCGGCTACGCCCGGCGCTATCCGCGTGAACTCTCCGGCGGCCAGCAGCAGCGGGTGGCCATCGCCCGCGCCCTGGCCATCCGCCCCGACGTACTGCTCCTCGACGAGCCGCTCTCCGCGCTCGACGTCCAGCTGCGCACCGGGATGCTCGCCGAACTGGCCCGGCTCCACCGCGACCTGCCCGACGTCTCCATGCTGTATGTGACGCACGACCAGGTCGAGGCGCTGACCCTGGCCGACCGTATCGCGGTGATGAAGGACGCCCGGCTGGTGGACTGCGGCACCCCGCAGCAGCTCTACCGGCGGCCCCGCGACACCTTCACCGCCTCCTTCGTCGGACAGGCCAATCTGCTCCCGGTCACCACCCTCGCCGAGACCGGCCCCGACGGCGCCCGCGTCGCCCTGGCGGACAACGAGGTGCGGGTCGCCGCCGTGCAGCCGCTCCCCGCCGGGACCGACGCCGTGCTCTGCGTCCGCCCCCATCTGGTCCGCCTCGCGGACGGCGGCGACGGACCCACGCTCCGCGCCACCGTCACCGATGTGCAGTGGCGCGGCTCCGTCCACCGGCTCCATGCCGACCTGGTCACGGGCGGTACGGTCACCGCCGACATCGGTGAACTGCGCACCCCGCCGGTCCCCGGCGACCAGGTGGTGCTCACCTTCGACCCCGAGGACGCGGTGGTGCTCCCGGCCGCCCCGGACGGCGGAGGCAAGAGCGATGACTGA
- a CDS encoding phosphonatase-like hydrolase: MTAPRPAVRLVVLDMAGTTVADGGLVEQAFGAATATLGLEAGSAEHARMLDHVRATMGESKISVFRHLFGDEDTAQRANLAFETAYHDLIDGGSCAPLPGAEQAIGALRDGGLKVALTTGFSRSTQDRILDALGWQGIADLTLCPADAGRGRPYPDMVLTALLRTATDDVRQIAVCGDTGYDMLTGVRAGASVVAGVLTGAHDEARLRTDGATQVLASVAELPGLLLQEER; this comes from the coding sequence ATGACCGCACCCCGCCCCGCCGTCCGTCTCGTCGTCCTCGACATGGCCGGCACCACCGTCGCCGACGGCGGCCTGGTCGAGCAGGCCTTCGGCGCCGCCACCGCAACCCTCGGCCTGGAGGCCGGATCCGCCGAGCACGCCCGGATGCTCGACCATGTCCGCGCCACCATGGGCGAGAGCAAGATCTCCGTCTTCCGTCACCTCTTCGGCGACGAGGACACCGCCCAGCGGGCCAACCTCGCCTTCGAGACCGCTTACCACGACCTGATCGACGGCGGCAGCTGCGCCCCGCTGCCCGGGGCCGAGCAGGCCATCGGCGCCCTGCGCGACGGCGGCCTCAAGGTGGCCCTCACCACCGGCTTCTCCCGCTCCACCCAGGACCGCATCCTGGACGCGCTGGGCTGGCAGGGCATCGCCGACCTGACGCTGTGTCCCGCGGACGCCGGCCGTGGCCGCCCCTACCCGGACATGGTGCTCACCGCGCTGCTGCGCACCGCCACCGACGACGTGCGCCAGATCGCGGTCTGCGGGGACACCGGCTACGACATGCTCACCGGTGTCCGCGCGGGAGCCTCCGTCGTGGCCGGCGTCCTCACCGGCGCCCACGACGAGGCACGGCTGCGCACCGACGGCGCCACCCAGGTCCTCGCCTCCGTCGCCGAACTGCCCGGACTGCTGCTCCAGGAGGAACGGTGA
- a CDS encoding TIGR03364 family FAD-dependent oxidoreductase has protein sequence MRIIVVGAGVLGSMHAWHAIERGHEVVHIERETEARGASVRNFGLVWVSGRAAGDELSTALRARELWEEIGAQVPELGFRPNGSLTVVRTPAELAVARETADRPDAAVRGFELLTADEARRINPALRGEFLGALWCERDGAVEPRTAQRALRARLEVSGRYTFLGGREIREVVGDRAVRDDHGEVHTGDAVVLCTGAWLGGLVRELVPDLPVRRVRLQMMQTAPLGEALTTSVADGDSFRYYPGYAGAGLDALNAGQRQHPTAAEHRMQLLMVQRRDGGLTIGDTHEYDQPFGFDVVEDPYEYLTEVVEGILGRPLPPIRRRWAGVYAQCTDTGRIVHRQQVRDGVWLVTGPGGRGMTCSPAIAETTADTLGL, from the coding sequence GTGAGAATCATCGTCGTAGGAGCAGGCGTGCTCGGCAGCATGCACGCCTGGCATGCAATCGAACGCGGCCACGAGGTCGTCCACATCGAGCGGGAGACCGAGGCACGCGGTGCGTCCGTCCGCAACTTCGGCCTGGTCTGGGTCAGCGGCCGGGCAGCGGGCGACGAGCTGAGCACCGCCCTGCGCGCCCGTGAGCTGTGGGAAGAGATCGGCGCCCAGGTGCCCGAGCTGGGCTTCCGGCCCAACGGCTCGCTGACCGTCGTCCGCACCCCCGCCGAGCTGGCCGTCGCCCGGGAGACCGCCGACCGGCCGGACGCCGCCGTCCGCGGCTTCGAACTGCTCACCGCGGACGAGGCACGCCGGATCAACCCCGCCCTGCGCGGCGAGTTCCTCGGCGCCCTGTGGTGCGAGCGGGACGGCGCGGTGGAGCCCCGTACCGCGCAGCGCGCCCTCCGCGCCCGCCTGGAGGTCTCCGGCCGCTACACCTTCCTCGGCGGACGCGAGATCCGCGAGGTCGTCGGCGACCGGGCGGTCCGCGACGACCACGGCGAGGTGCACACCGGCGACGCCGTGGTGCTCTGCACCGGCGCCTGGCTCGGCGGCCTGGTCCGCGAACTCGTCCCCGACCTGCCGGTGCGCCGGGTACGGCTGCAGATGATGCAGACCGCCCCGCTCGGCGAGGCCCTGACCACCTCCGTCGCCGACGGCGACAGCTTCCGCTACTACCCCGGCTACGCCGGTGCCGGCCTGGACGCCCTGAACGCCGGCCAGCGGCAGCACCCCACTGCCGCCGAACACCGGATGCAGCTCCTCATGGTGCAGCGCAGGGACGGCGGGCTGACCATCGGCGACACCCACGAGTACGACCAGCCCTTCGGCTTCGACGTGGTCGAGGACCCCTACGAGTACCTGACCGAGGTCGTCGAAGGGATCCTCGGACGCCCGCTGCCGCCGATCCGCCGCCGCTGGGCCGGCGTGTACGCCCAGTGCACCGACACCGGCCGGATCGTCCACCGCCAGCAGGTCCGTGACGGCGTCTGGCTGGTCACCGGCCCCGGCGGACGCGGCATGACCTGCTCGCCGGCCATCGCCGAGACGACCGCAGACACCCTCGGCCTCTGA
- a CDS encoding GntR family transcriptional regulator: MNTNGSHPAASLNGPVRSGIPEHGRLPKYYAVKGQLTELIDELGHGGMLPTERELAVRYGVARETLRQALRELLLEGRLRRRGRNTVVAGPKLEQPLSLASYTEGVRRQGRRPGRLLIGLERFSAQPDLAALLGIAVGDPVWHLERVLTADDERVGLESTCIAVARVPELDRDFDPDSSFYAYLREHMGITFGGATERIETVSATPREALLIGTPPALPMLLLNRVSRDQHGEPLERVRLLYRGDRFSFTTELRPEG, translated from the coding sequence GTGAACACCAACGGCTCGCATCCTGCCGCATCGCTGAACGGCCCGGTCCGCTCCGGGATCCCCGAGCACGGCAGATTGCCCAAGTACTACGCCGTCAAGGGCCAACTCACCGAACTGATCGATGAGTTGGGTCATGGCGGGATGCTGCCCACCGAGCGGGAGCTGGCGGTCCGCTACGGCGTGGCACGGGAGACCCTGCGGCAGGCGCTGCGTGAACTGCTGCTGGAGGGGCGGCTGCGTCGGCGTGGCCGCAACACCGTGGTGGCCGGGCCGAAACTCGAGCAGCCGCTGTCCCTGGCGAGCTACACCGAGGGGGTGCGGCGGCAGGGGCGTCGTCCGGGGCGACTGCTGATCGGTCTCGAGCGGTTCTCCGCCCAGCCGGATCTGGCCGCTCTGCTCGGCATCGCGGTCGGCGACCCGGTCTGGCACCTGGAGCGGGTGCTCACCGCGGACGACGAGCGGGTGGGACTGGAGAGCACCTGCATCGCGGTCGCCCGGGTCCCCGAACTCGACCGTGACTTCGACCCCGACTCCTCCTTCTACGCCTATCTGCGGGAGCACATGGGCATCACCTTCGGCGGTGCGACCGAGCGGATCGAGACCGTGTCCGCCACCCCCCGCGAGGCGCTGCTGATCGGCACCCCGCCGGCCCTGCCGATGCTGCTGCTCAACCGGGTCAGCCGCGACCAGCACGGGGAGCCGCTGGAGCGGGTGCGGCTGCTCTACCGCGGTGACCGGTTCAGCTTCACCACGGAACTCCGGCCCGAGGGCTGA
- a CDS encoding PucR family transcriptional regulator: MTALDLLARTLGADLTPVVPAVPPPREVTGVHVSELTDPTPYLFGGELLLTTGMGLTGQTAQARAYAARLAGHGVAALGIGLGPVHTAVPRTLAEACAAAALPLLVVPAPTPFLTVARTYWSLVAAAGREELTTALGAHRELVWAAAGPDPVPAVVRTLAGAVEGWAAQLSPRGEVMEVWPRGRRSSVREIAAEVARLRGAGPHSSATFPLGAEDVVLQPLTSRGRLSGFVATGCPRPMKAPDRQLVLTACALLALQSEQQRRGVAGARAARACVARLLLSGFVDAARSLAAELGLSAIAPRVRVLGLAGLGADALDEVLDALEPAVARHRRQLSAVAEADQVWVLIGPEDAPAVPDAVRRFLAERAPGARALLGADTGVAELHRQLPALRRTLAGLPGGELRDRAAPEVPAAPSLEPLLGYRRADLVGTVAAYLRHRGQWERAAADLGVHRNTLRHRIATAGRLLGADLDDPDVASHLWLALRENGLA, translated from the coding sequence ATGACCGCACTCGACCTGCTCGCCCGCACCCTGGGCGCCGATCTGACGCCCGTCGTCCCCGCCGTCCCGCCCCCGCGGGAGGTCACCGGGGTCCATGTCAGCGAGCTGACCGATCCGACCCCCTATCTCTTCGGAGGGGAGCTGCTGCTCACCACCGGGATGGGGCTGACGGGACAGACCGCGCAGGCCCGCGCCTACGCCGCACGGCTGGCCGGACACGGCGTCGCCGCGCTGGGCATCGGCCTCGGCCCCGTCCACACCGCCGTGCCCCGGACACTGGCCGAGGCCTGTGCGGCGGCGGCCCTGCCGCTGCTGGTGGTGCCCGCGCCGACGCCCTTTCTCACCGTCGCCCGCACCTATTGGTCACTGGTCGCCGCGGCCGGACGGGAGGAGCTCACCACGGCGCTGGGCGCGCACCGCGAACTGGTGTGGGCCGCCGCCGGTCCCGACCCGGTGCCCGCCGTGGTCCGCACCCTGGCGGGCGCCGTGGAGGGGTGGGCCGCCCAGCTCAGCCCGCGGGGCGAGGTCATGGAGGTCTGGCCGCGGGGGCGCCGCTCGAGCGTCCGTGAGATCGCCGCCGAGGTCGCCCGGCTGCGGGGCGCGGGACCCCATTCCTCGGCGACCTTTCCGCTGGGCGCCGAGGACGTGGTGCTCCAGCCGCTGACCAGCAGGGGCCGGCTGAGCGGCTTCGTCGCCACCGGCTGTCCCCGGCCGATGAAGGCACCCGACCGGCAACTGGTGCTGACCGCCTGCGCCCTGCTCGCCCTGCAGAGCGAGCAGCAGCGGCGCGGTGTGGCCGGGGCCCGGGCGGCCCGGGCCTGCGTGGCCCGGCTGCTGCTGTCGGGCTTCGTCGACGCGGCCCGGTCGCTGGCCGCGGAGCTGGGCCTGTCCGCGATCGCCCCGCGAGTCAGGGTGCTGGGGCTGGCCGGGCTCGGCGCCGACGCCCTGGACGAGGTGCTGGACGCCCTGGAACCGGCCGTGGCGCGGCACCGCCGGCAGCTGTCGGCGGTCGCCGAGGCGGACCAGGTGTGGGTCCTGATCGGGCCCGAGGACGCCCCGGCAGTGCCGGACGCCGTACGACGCTTTCTGGCCGAACGCGCGCCCGGAGCCCGGGCGCTGCTGGGCGCCGACACGGGGGTGGCCGAGCTGCACCGCCAACTGCCCGCGCTGCGGCGCACCCTGGCGGGCCTGCCGGGCGGGGAGCTGCGGGACCGGGCGGCCCCCGAGGTGCCGGCCGCGCCCTCCCTCGAGCCGCTGCTCGGCTATCGCCGTGCCGATCTGGTGGGCACGGTGGCCGCCTATCTGCGCCACCGGGGCCAGTGGGAGCGCGCCGCCGCCGACCTGGGGGTGCACCGCAACACACTGCGCCACCGCATCGCCACCGCCGGCCGGCTGCTCGGCGCCGACCTGGACGACCCGGACGTCGCCAGTCACCTCTGGCTGGCCCTTCGCGAGAACGGGCTGGCCTGA
- a CDS encoding CaiB/BaiF CoA transferase family protein, translating into MSGPLEGVLVADFSRVLAGPLCTMTLADLGATVVKVERPGSGDDTRSWGPPWSASSTTYFESVNRSKRSVALDLADPADLALAQELARRADVLVENFRPGTLDRLGLGHAQVAAANPGVVYCSVTGFGSGAGADLLGYDFVVQALGGLMSITGDAEGEPTKAGVALVDVLTGKDAAIGVLAALADRSRTGRGCRVEVNLLSSLLGSLVNQAQSCLETGRPPGRMGNRHPSIAPYETLRCRDGLLAVACGNDGQFARLAAALGEPGLAHDARFAGNAARVGHREELIASLEKRLAADDCAVWQERLTAAGVPAGRVGTVADGFALAERLGLAPTVTPVDGGTPAPRHAVSYSTGLVRPASAPPALGADDDRVRAWLADPRPASLPHPATEHEVTS; encoded by the coding sequence ATGAGCGGGCCGCTGGAGGGCGTCCTCGTCGCGGACTTCAGCCGGGTGCTGGCCGGCCCGCTGTGCACCATGACGCTCGCCGACCTGGGGGCGACCGTCGTCAAGGTGGAGCGCCCCGGCTCCGGCGACGACACCCGCTCCTGGGGGCCGCCCTGGTCGGCGTCCTCCACCACCTACTTCGAGAGCGTCAACCGTTCCAAGCGGAGCGTCGCGCTCGATCTGGCGGACCCCGCCGATCTGGCCCTGGCGCAGGAGCTGGCCCGCCGTGCGGACGTCCTGGTGGAGAACTTCAGGCCGGGCACGCTGGACCGGCTCGGCCTCGGCCACGCGCAGGTCGCCGCGGCCAACCCGGGCGTGGTGTACTGCTCGGTGACCGGGTTCGGCAGCGGGGCGGGAGCCGATCTGCTCGGCTACGACTTCGTGGTCCAGGCACTGGGCGGACTGATGAGCATCACCGGTGACGCCGAGGGCGAGCCCACCAAGGCCGGGGTGGCCCTGGTGGACGTGCTCACCGGCAAGGACGCCGCCATCGGGGTGCTCGCCGCGCTGGCCGACCGGTCCCGTACCGGCCGCGGCTGCCGGGTGGAGGTGAATCTGCTCTCCAGCCTGCTGGGCTCCCTGGTCAATCAGGCGCAGAGCTGTCTGGAGACCGGCCGGCCGCCGGGCCGGATGGGCAACCGCCATCCCTCGATCGCGCCGTACGAGACGCTGCGCTGCCGGGACGGGCTGCTCGCGGTGGCCTGCGGCAACGACGGGCAGTTCGCACGCCTCGCGGCGGCCCTCGGCGAGCCGGGGCTGGCGCACGACGCCCGCTTCGCCGGCAACGCCGCCCGGGTGGGCCACCGCGAGGAGCTGATCGCCTCGCTGGAGAAACGGCTCGCCGCCGACGACTGTGCGGTCTGGCAGGAGCGCCTGACCGCGGCCGGGGTGCCGGCCGGGAGGGTCGGCACCGTCGCGGACGGCTTCGCGCTCGCCGAGCGGCTGGGCCTGGCCCCCACCGTCACCCCCGTGGACGGCGGCACCCCCGCTCCGCGGCACGCCGTCTCCTACTCCACCGGCCTGGTCCGCCCCGCCTCGGCACCGCCCGCGCTGGGCGCCGACGACGACCGGGTCCGGGCCTGGCTGGCCGACCCCCGGCCTGCCTCCCTCCCCCATCCCGCCACCGAACACGAGGTGACCTCATGA
- a CDS encoding acyl-CoA dehydrogenase family protein yields MTAKTPRPKADPLDLAGIDDLLSPEEKAVRAAVRQVCDTSIDPYVADWFESGELPVVRELAKELGSLGLLGMHLEGYGCAGMSAVDYGLACLELEASDSGIRSLVSVQGSLAMYAIWRFGTEEHKQQWLPRMASGDAIGCFGLTEPDHGSDPAGMRTRARRDGADWVLDGSKMWITNGSVSDVAVVWAETEEGVRGFVVPTDTPGFTAHTIKHKMSLRASVTSELVLDGVRLPADAVFPEVRGLRGPLSCLNEARYGIVWGAMGAARSAFRTALAYAGERAQFGRPIGGFQLTQAKLADMAVELTNGTLLAMHLGRRKDAVGLRPEQVSLGKLNNVSKALEICRTARTILGANGISLEYPVIRHMNNLESVLTYEGTPEMHTLIIGQALTGQDAFR; encoded by the coding sequence ATGACCGCGAAGACGCCGCGCCCCAAGGCCGACCCGCTCGACCTGGCCGGCATCGACGATCTGCTCAGCCCGGAGGAGAAGGCCGTACGGGCCGCCGTACGGCAGGTCTGCGACACCTCGATCGACCCCTATGTCGCCGACTGGTTCGAGTCCGGGGAACTGCCCGTGGTGCGCGAACTGGCCAAGGAGCTGGGCTCCTTGGGGCTGCTCGGCATGCACCTGGAGGGCTACGGCTGCGCGGGCATGAGCGCCGTCGACTACGGTCTGGCCTGTCTGGAGCTGGAGGCCAGCGACTCCGGGATCCGCTCGCTGGTCAGTGTGCAGGGCTCGCTGGCGATGTATGCGATCTGGCGGTTCGGCACCGAGGAGCACAAGCAGCAGTGGCTGCCGCGGATGGCGTCCGGCGACGCCATCGGCTGTTTCGGACTCACCGAGCCCGACCACGGCTCCGACCCGGCCGGTATGCGGACCCGCGCACGCCGCGACGGTGCCGACTGGGTGCTGGACGGCTCCAAGATGTGGATCACCAATGGCTCGGTCTCGGACGTCGCCGTGGTGTGGGCGGAGACCGAGGAAGGGGTGCGCGGCTTCGTGGTGCCGACCGACACCCCCGGTTTCACCGCGCACACCATCAAGCACAAGATGTCGCTGCGCGCCTCGGTGACCAGCGAACTGGTGCTGGACGGGGTACGGCTCCCGGCGGACGCGGTCTTCCCCGAGGTGCGCGGGCTGCGCGGTCCGCTGTCCTGCCTCAACGAGGCCCGCTACGGCATCGTGTGGGGCGCGATGGGCGCGGCCCGCAGCGCCTTCCGGACCGCGCTCGCCTATGCCGGGGAGCGCGCACAGTTCGGACGGCCGATCGGCGGCTTCCAGCTCACCCAGGCCAAGCTGGCGGACATGGCCGTGGAACTCACCAACGGCACCCTGCTCGCGATGCATCTGGGGCGCCGCAAGGACGCCGTCGGGCTGCGCCCGGAGCAGGTGAGCCTGGGCAAGCTCAACAACGTCAGCAAGGCACTGGAGATCTGCCGCACCGCGCGCACCATCCTGGGCGCCAACGGGATCTCGCTGGAGTACCCGGTGATCCGCCATATGAACAACCTGGAGTCGGTGCTCACCTACGAGGGCACCCCGGAGATGCACACCCTGATCATCGGTCAGGCGCTCACCGGCCAGGACGCCTTCCGCTGA
- a CDS encoding antitoxin: MFDQLKNLKNLKDLKDKVEDVAEAHGGKISDGLEKVGHFIDDKTGGKHSDKIDTAVDKAQDYIGKLGDQKH; the protein is encoded by the coding sequence ATGTTCGACCAGCTGAAGAATCTGAAGAACCTCAAGGACCTCAAGGACAAGGTCGAGGACGTCGCCGAGGCCCACGGCGGCAAGATCTCCGACGGCCTGGAGAAGGTCGGTCACTTCATCGACGACAAGACCGGCGGCAAGCACAGCGACAAGATCGACACCGCGGTCGACAAGGCACAGGACTACATCGGGAAGCTGGGCGACCAGAAGCACTGA
- a CDS encoding PP2C family protein-serine/threonine phosphatase: MRLGPRLARVRQPWHSSLALVVIPLVLIVAITVADIRAPQSIHLGPLLVVAPALTTSFAGYRMTALIGALAVGAQALISEVQGGFNQNHVAQLVGLAFLSVFAVFVRFLRERRSEELAQVRSVAEAAQRALLRPLPDRLGALHIASSYLAADKEARIGGDLYATARTGSRTRLIIGDVRGKGLAAVGEAATLLGSFHEAAHQYATLPALAGALDRSVRRYLAEFPEKDEEAQEHFITALLMEIPDSSPVIRMINCGHPPPLLIRSGRTTPLMSPDPAPPLGMWDLESGDHGTHTFSFRPGDTLFLYTDGVVEARDSNRAFYPLEERVALWGRSSPRALVQRIEQDLCAHTDGALADDAAILAVQRTPPPHTGLHLSDLVHADGVHGWGQDQREQVED; encoded by the coding sequence ATGCGACTTGGGCCGCGCCTCGCCCGCGTCCGGCAGCCCTGGCACTCGAGCCTGGCGCTGGTGGTGATCCCCCTCGTGCTGATCGTGGCGATCACCGTGGCGGACATCCGCGCCCCCCAGAGCATCCATCTCGGCCCGCTGCTCGTCGTGGCCCCCGCCCTCACCACCTCGTTCGCCGGCTATCGGATGACGGCACTGATCGGGGCGCTGGCCGTGGGGGCCCAGGCCCTCATCTCCGAGGTCCAGGGTGGCTTCAACCAGAACCATGTCGCCCAGCTCGTCGGGCTCGCCTTCCTGTCGGTCTTCGCCGTGTTCGTCCGGTTCCTGCGCGAGCGGCGCTCCGAGGAGCTGGCCCAGGTGCGGTCGGTGGCCGAGGCCGCGCAGCGGGCCCTGCTGCGTCCCCTCCCCGACCGGCTCGGCGCCCTGCACATCGCGTCCTCGTACCTGGCCGCGGACAAGGAGGCCCGTATCGGCGGCGATCTGTACGCGACGGCCCGTACCGGCAGCCGTACGCGTCTGATCATCGGCGATGTCCGGGGGAAGGGGCTGGCCGCGGTCGGGGAGGCGGCCACCCTGCTCGGCTCGTTCCACGAGGCCGCCCACCAGTACGCCACGCTGCCCGCCCTGGCCGGCGCGCTGGACCGCAGCGTCCGCCGCTATCTCGCCGAGTTCCCGGAGAAGGACGAGGAGGCCCAGGAGCACTTCATCACCGCGCTCCTGATGGAGATCCCCGACAGCAGCCCCGTGATCCGTATGATCAACTGCGGTCATCCGCCGCCCCTGCTGATCAGGTCCGGCCGCACGACACCGCTGATGAGCCCGGACCCGGCGCCCCCGCTGGGCATGTGGGACCTGGAGTCGGGCGACCACGGCACCCATACGTTCTCCTTCCGGCCCGGGGACACCCTGTTCCTCTACACGGACGGTGTCGTGGAGGCCCGTGACAGCAACCGCGCCTTCTACCCGCTGGAGGAACGGGTGGCCCTCTGGGGCAGGAGCAGCCCCAGGGCGCTCGTCCAGCGCATCGAGCAGGATCTGTGCGCCCACACCGACGGGGCGCTCGCCGACGACGCCGCGATCCTCGCCGTCCAGCGCACACCCCCGCCGCACACCGGACTGCACCTCAGCGATCTGGTCCACGCCGACGGCGTCCACGGGTGGGGCCAGGACCAGCGCGAGCAGGTCGAGGACTAG